The Brachypodium distachyon strain Bd21 chromosome 4, Brachypodium_distachyon_v3.0, whole genome shotgun sequence nucleotide sequence GTTTTCTCATTCATGCGGATCAAATGCCGATTCGTTGCTgagacttttttttaactgatTCGTTGCTGAGACTTGAGACCATAGTTTTAAATAGCGGGTTATGCTTCTTAGCGGCGGCATTTTCCGCCGCTAAGAAAGCTATAGCGGCGCTGTTTTTCTCGAAAACAAGGAATTTTTCATGAAATTTAGGCATCATATATTCATATCATCTAGAAAATATGACCAGAAATTCAATGATTCAATGACACAAACGTTTATTGAACAACCATGATGATTATAGCAATAAAAGGATTGCATAAGTGCATATTACATAACTAGGTACAactttcaaattcaaatcagAAACTTTTGGGGCTTAGCGGGAGAAATAAGGCTATTTTCTGACCCAATTTAGCGTTTTAGCAAGCTAGAGGTACACGCCCGCCGTAGTAGTACCCTAGCTAGCTGGAGAATGGGAAGGAAGCAGCTGAGCTAGCTACATGTTTCTTTGTCTCATTGAATGTGCACAGTCAGAGATGATAGCACGGCTTAACTAACATCATGGGAGGGAATATTAAGCTTGATGCGGATAGACCACCATGATCAACATTCAGAGTATATATCATGTCGTATGGGTTTGATCATGGCCTTAACTCCGAATGTTGAAAGAATTCTGAGATTTAATTATGGCAGACCAGCTGATTTCAACTCAGCAGAGAGGGAAGGTCAACTTTTTATACTACATGGTCCCAGGCTGCAATTGCAAGCCTAACCCTGGATCTTTAATGCATAGGGTAAAGAACATGTCTGTATTTTCTGCTAATGTTcggtacggagtactacttgCTGATCACCTACTGGACGACTCAAATTGATGTGTGTCAATGTGGTAGAGCAATTGGAAACTAATTTTGCGACGTTTTATCAGGACACGCTACGTACTGCACTGCATTATCCAAAAAGCATTACTCAATTTGGTGAATAATCTAGCCAGAGTACTCATTTTGACTGTGGTATCATGCATATCACTGCGTTAGTTAATGGTGTGTTCTTGGAAAAGCGCGTTAATATGGTTGGAAAGCCACATGTGGTTAATCACGTGCACTCAAGACGCTCCAAGACTTTGCCCCGGCCAAACACCTGTGATGACTTGCTTGTGTATAAATACAGGAGCCTCTCTGGTGGTGCCACACAAACCATAAAGCATCGATCTCTTTCTTCCGTTCTCTCTGTCAGTgtctctccctcccctctcctTAGCTGCATTCTCAAGCTCATACGCAcacaaaaaaggaagaaaagaaaagcaagatGGTTGGCACATTGGATGAAGGGATGATCATCGAGTATTTCAAGAACAAGAGCATCCTCATCACTGGATCCACAGGATTTCTTGGAAAGAGTATGCATCTATACTGTGTACATATATACTAGCAGACGTCTTTGTTCTTGCTGAACTATATATCGCATTGTGCTCATCTGTTCTTGTGTTTCCGCCGGCGTTTTGCAGTACTGGTGGAGAAGATACTGAGGGTTCAGCCTGATGTCAAGAAGATCTACCTCCCGGTGCGAGCCGTCGACGCTGGGGCGGCCAGGCGGCGTGTGCAGACTGAGGTACCACCGTTTATATAACATATATAGGCTTGTTCATCATCCACACCTGGCCATTTACTAATGATCTCTTAACACTCACACTCTTATTTTTCGATCTGATTATCACATGTCTGCATTTAATTTGACAGAACCCAAAACACGCATGTTTAATATTTGGAACCGAAATATTCTCCTAAAAACTGATCATAGTTCGACAATCGACAGTTTGCTAGATCTGCTGTGCAAACATGCATAGACTAAGGCAAACAGCCAATCTTGAATTACAAACCATaatcttcatgcatgcatatgcactGAAACTTTCTGCCAAAACGAAAAACTCAGACAAATTAAGAAGAACCCGGCCAAAATGCAGTCTGATTTGTTACCTGACAGAGGCATGTGCAGCTGTATCTATGTCATGCTAATAGGCAATGAGCTAATACATGAGGAGTTATTGTATGAGTAGCTCGGTGGTAGGTTTGGTCAGGAGCTAGCCTCGTCAGGTCTCACTCAGCTGAGGAGTGAGCAGTAATGGCCTCCTCGGCAGTATACTGTGTGCTGCTGCCTGCAGGGCTGGTTCTGGGAAATGACGAAGGCATCTGCGAATCTATTCTACTAGTCCTAGGACAAGCCGATAGATCAGTTCAGACTACATACAGGAGTCACTAGTGTTATTATGCATGCCGAGCCATGAAAATATGTTTACTCTGCTGAAAGTTCATCAGgttatttagaaaaaaaattatctgtttggctagtactccgtacttaatTATCTTTCTTCAGACTGCAAGATTTTTATAGCTTTACTTACCTGCCTGCTTAATTATGCTCCAGAATTAACAGAACAAATCATATTTGCGAAAGAAAACACTACTGGAACAAATTCTGTAGTAGGCAAATTTTACCAGAAGAACCAGAACAAAGTCGTAGAGGCTTCAATGGGCCCCCCCTAGCTAACAGGGGGGGGGAAATCTTGTCAGAGTCGGTATACATGCATAGTACATGGTCCCTCTTTTTCGTGCAATCAATTCATCGTACGCATGCGCAACTTGAAGGTGTTGGCAGATGTACAGAATGTCCTGCAAATTATAGCACTCCACTATACAGTATTTCATCATAGTCCTTGCCGAAAGTCGCCAAAAGACTGAAAGACACCATGTAGATCCACAGCACCTAGATCCATGCAAGCATACCAATACCCCAATCTTACTAATATGAATGAATTAGTGAGATGTTTGTTAGTTAATAAAAACGAATGAATGGATTGtcgttactccctccgtcccataatacgAGACACGCACGTATCTTTGGATcttcaatttgattaattaaatatgtatgtttcttaacaaaaagTACACCATTAGATTTATTATCGAAAAAACTTTCTAATaatataattatttaatttatatttagttaattAACTTGATGATCTAGAGATGCGTGCATGTCTCGTAttatggacggagggagtaattaattaaacaaGTAACCGTACAAGCTGTGTGGACGGATGGATGCAGGTGCTGGAGAAGGAGCTGTTTGGTTTGCTGAGGGAGAAGCACGGGCAGGCCGGCTTCGACCGTTTCGTGGAGTCAAAAATCGTGGCTCTAGCCGGGGACGTGATGCGGGAGGGCTTCGGCATCGACGGCGCCACGTCAGCGGAGCTCGGGCTCTTAGAGTCGCTCCACGTCATCGTCAACGGCGCTGCCACGACCAACTTCTACGAGCGGTATGACGTGGCGCTGGACGTGAACGTCCAGGGCGTCAAGCACATGTGCGACTTCGCAAAAAATTGCCCCAACCTGGAAGCCCTCCTCCACGTGTCCACGGCCTACGTGGCCGGGGAGAAGCAAGGGCTGGTGCGGGAACGGACGTTCAGGGACGGGGAGACGCTGAGGGAAGGGACCCACCTGGATATCGGCGCCGAGTTGAGGCTGGCCAGGGACCTCAAGAAGCAGCTGGAGTATGTTGatgggccggcggcggagaaggccAAGGCGGAGAGGAAGGCCATGAAGGAGCTGGGCCTGGCCCGGGCCCGCCACTTTGGGTGGCCCAACACGTACGTGTTCACTAAGTCCATGGGCGAGATGATGCTGGCCCAGCAGCTTCGTGGGTGCGGCGTGCCTGTTGTGATCGTGCGGCCTAGCATCATCACCAGCGTCTTGAACGACCCTCTCCCCGGATGGATCGAAGGCACCAGGTGATTTAATTACAGAGAGTCGATTTCTTCTATCTCTCTTCTTTTATTGATCTCTGCctccaaattcaaattaaaACGCAAACAGCTTGGATTTATTCATGCATTAATGTTTGTAATTGCGCGCAGGACGATCGACGCGATCCTGATCGGCTACGCCAAGCAGAACCTGTCGTGCTTCTTGGCCGACCTCGACCTCACCATGGACGTGGTAACTAAATTTGCTCGATTAACTAACCAATGCATGCATCTTGACTTGCATCGACCAATTTGAGTACTAGTTGCTACGATAATGTGCTACTGTGCTTCCGTGCTAGAAATACTCTAAAACATTTTCTCATTCAATGAATGTTAAGTCAGTGAGTAAGTTTGGACCCAACCTAGGAGTACTATGTTAGTACTAGTGGTAGTTGCAGGCTGCAGTGTAGAGCGAAAAATTCATTTGGACGCACGCATTGAATTAAAAGCCTCTGTGAGACTGACAGAGACAGGTCCAACTGGCATCTCGATGATGTCAAGGGTCTCAGGGGCAAGGGTCTCTGCATCAAAGCCAGCAGTACTCTATCTCTGCATCTGCACGCATAGTTTCAGTGATGACATGCATAGCAACTGGCCATATCAGAGAGCCAGCTGAAAGTCAATTACTAAttaaagttaaaaaaaaccaaTCATCTAACGGTTGCTCGTTGTGTGCAGATGCCTGGCGACATGGTGGTGAACGCGATGATGGCGGCCACAGCAGCGGCGGCCCACTCAAACGGTGGACCAAATGCTGTCAATCCGGCCCACAGCCCATCACcaccacaaccacagcccGTAACCGTATACCACGTGAGCTCCTCCCTCCGGAACCCGGCGCCCTACGCGGTCCTCTACAGGACCGGCATCCGCTACTTCACGGAGCACCCGCGGCGGACCGCCGACGGGCGGGTGGCGCCGACGCGGAAGGTCCGGTTCCTCTCGACCCTGGCCTCGTTCCGCCTCTTCATGCTGCTCAGGTACCGCCTCCCGCTGGAGCTGCTCCACCTGCTGGCCTTCCTCTGCTGCGGCCTCTTCGGCCTGGCGGCGCTCTACGACCGCCTCGCCCGGAGGTACCGCTTCGTCATGCAGCTCGTCGACCTCTACGGCCCCTTCTCGCTGTTCAAAGGATGCTTCGACGACGTCAATCTGAGTAAGCTCAGGGTCGCCATGGACaacggcggcaatggcggcggcggcgaggggcagGGGGTTTTCAATTTTGACGCCAAGACTGTTGATTGGGATGACTACTTCTATAGGGTTCATATCCCCGGCGTCATGAAGTACGTGCTCAAGTGATCCGTCGATCGGTCGGTCTCTGCTTCGATTGTTCGTTTGTGGGGAAGGGAAATCTTGCGatcgagctgctgctgctgctgggggAGTGAGGAAATTGAAGGAGTTACTGATATGCTTTTGCTGCCTAAGTTTTTATGTTTTATGTAATCTCGTTACTTATTGATTCCTCTGATACTGCTAGTAGCTGAGTGTGTTGAATCTTGATCAATTGTAAGAAAAAATGTACTGTGCCGCCGTCACTTGGGAATTAAACAGCTGGTGTCTGGTGACTGTCACTGCACTGCTCTTTTTATGATACTCCTGCAGATTTACTGTTGAGTAAGATAAGATTGAACTAGAGTGTCCGTGAATCGCTCTTGATTCCTCGATCAACTAGTATTATCCGTTGAGTGTTGGTTGATTGTAATAAGGTAGCATTATTACTGGAAATTTTACTGATGACTAGACTGTTCAGTTCACTGCATTCTGGGATCTCTTCAGTGGTAAAGTTCCTGCACGATCTATGCTGCTCTTGAAATTAATGATGCGGTCATCCAGTCCTTGGATCTCAGCATGCACATGGGCCAGAACATGACTCAACCTCGCTGGCCCCACCTCCTACGAATGAATTCATCACTTTTTTTCACAGCTTTTGTACTACTCCATAGTTTAATTCGAATTCGTGTTAAATTTTACTCGGGAAATGTTAAATCTTAGATTTGGAAAGATTTTGGAATCTGCATAAAATACTCCGCAAATCAAGATCCCATTTCACCAAATTTAGAGAGAAGATGAAATGTGGTGAATTTTTTAACAAACAATTGTTACTACCTCATCTATACACAATTCCCTTTTACAAACTGAATTGAATCTGTATATAATTTGTATCCACGTCTGATCTCATACTAGACCACAAACATTGACTGTGTTTCGTGAATTTCAAATTAggattgattttcttttttgaaatgtGTTCGGTCTGCTCTTGTCTCTATGACAATGGTCTAGAACCTTTCGGGAAAGCATTAGGGCACATTGCATATATTTACCCATTGGATGCTTTTaaaatagcaaaaaaaatgatggatTGGTATGAATCTCAAAGCAGGCTATACGTCGCAttgagtactttttttttctctcgagTTTCTAAAATTCAAGTCGATTTCATTTTGATTCgatttgtttttgttccttttttcaattgaattcttcctcctcacatTTCATTACTTAAGAAGGGTAGGAGAAACAGGTCCAAAACTAATTacaaaaacaaaggaattGAAGGGTAAAGATAACAAGCCTGAGCAACAAACACAGGTCTCTAGCATATAAAGAGAGATCAGAGGAGCAAAAGTTAAAGCGATGACTCGAGAACAAAAGAGTAAAAAAGGAATAACATTAGGGAAAAGAAAGACACCGGGACAGATAAAACCATTTCTCTGTCAAGCCACCCTCATTTTCATGTTTTCCTTCTTAGGTCGTTGTGTTTGGTGTCTCTTCGCTCTAATGTATTACTTTGTGTTATCCGGTTGCACTTTATATTATTATGAGATATGAGTTAGTGGCCTTCTTTGTACAAATATGGATCACATACATGTTTATATACTTTTGTCCAGTTCGAAGCGTGAGTCACCGAACTAGGGTTTTGCATTGGCAGACGACAGAAATTTTTTGAGGTATGGCGAATTCCTGTCCTAACACTATGAGTTAATATAGATAtcacatttaatatttttataaGTTTGCTAAATATATTTCAATAAATTTAGTTTTTTCGAATTTTTTAGGATgcaattttttgtgtgtacATCTTATCTctacctaataataaaaggagTAAGGTTTCCGTCGTTGGGTTACGTCCGTTGGTGTCTTTTTGCATTCTAGCCCTTCGTTTCTTCAAGAATCAACGTGCAGTCCTATTTAAGGACGGAACtggacttttctgcaaaaacgGATTTacccctgctcctcctcctcccgtggCCGCCGGCCCTCCCGCCTCCTCACTCCTCGGCGCGACCTGGCCTCggtctcctccctcctccgcccacGGCCTGGAGACTGCCGGATCCGCCCAGGCCGTCGGCCTCCTCCGTCCTCCGCCCCCGGCTTGGAGGCCGCAGGATCTGGCCCCGCcaccgacctcctcctccccggcaCCGGCAGACACCGCCAGCCTCGATCCGGCCGACCCGACGTATGGGcttcttttctcctctctggttctctctcttcttctctcttcttgcCGTGCTGCAGATCCGGCCATCCTTGGCCGTGTCTCTTCCTCGCCgcaagtactccctccctctctagatctattctctctctctctctcccggtTTCTCTAAACTATGGAGTACTCTCCTACAGATGGCCATGGAGGTGAGGCGTTcagcacctcctccgccgaAGAGGCCGATCTCGAGCCACTGCAGATAGCCTgcttttttaaaatttggttgtctgtaatttttttgagaggtGGTTCTCAGAAATTAGCGTTGATCATCATGTGAAATTTCAGCCCGTGGCcttccttttgttttaaatcTTGAAGTCGGTATCATTGCTTGTGTGCTTGGATTCACGGTTAAATGGAGATCTTAAAAACTAAAAGATTAAATCGGTATCTTCGCGATTGGAGGCGGGCGGAGCAGCCGTCGTTTGCCTTTACACAACCTGGCTGCCTGGGACTGGGACTCTGGGAGTCGTTGTGTCTGCGTGGGCTGGAAATCGCTCCGCTTGCGCAGTCGAGTAGATCGGTGAATCGATTGGCGCGAGGTCCCTCGATGGCACGTCCAAGGTCCAATCGTCCAGGGAGGCTataagaggaagaagatcggAGGAGGGACGAAGATACACGGCGGGCGGGCGCGGCTCACGGGCTCATGCCTCAATCTCATGGCAGTATGCCACGCTGCTCAGCGGGCAGCGCCCGGAACCTGAACGGCAGCAGGCAGTGGAGGGAGCCTGGAGGTCGGCGCCTCCACGACTAGCAGGGCATGGCTGCGCGCCTCGCTGTACTGTCTGCCTATCAAGCTAGGTCTCGGTTCCTGCATCTGTCTGCCAGCCGCTGGTCGGCGGCGTTGCATCCTGCAGCTCGTGGTCGTGGAATAGCAGGAGCAGGACAAAGGAAAAATAGAAGACTAGGTCGCAGACGGATGTGCTCCATGTTTAAGAGgcatctaaaaaaatatagtgTACTGTATAAGGAATCACCTTTTTTCTACATCGTATAAGGAATCACTTGTTGAGAACTCACGAGAGAAGAACAtgtattttcaaaatattcaTTTTTCAATATTTTCTTATGTAGCGGGTAGACTACACTACTTCAAAACAATTTTGACACTGAGTTTCGGTGAGGAGCAaagtattttgttttgggacACAGTGCATATGTTTCTTTCAATTGTGTTTTGTATTTTGTTCATGTGTTCCAATGCTAGGTTCGTAAGATTCTTTGATTAAATACAAGTATATTTTGAATGTAAATGACATTTTCATTAATActtattaatttatttacttCGATTGAATGTCAAATTATCTTGTTGTCATTCCAAAAGATGTCGTGGCAACGCGCGGACATTGTACTAGTGATATATCATGTAGTGATATTTAtgttaaatattatttttcatcATACTATATGTCAAATCAATCATTATCTAAAGATCGTAAATATAAATATGTATAACATAAAATATATGACAATTATAATGATTTGCAAACTGTTCTTTGGTGCGTTGAGCAGACGATGAACAACTCAaatctttataagagtaaaacTATGGTTATATTTTGCTTCCAAAGATATCTTCATATTTACCGATGTAAAAATATCAGGTAGATATTTGGCTAATAAACAACACCCTTCTCCGTACTTCGAGAGATATGCTACCTTATGAGAAATAACTACACAATCTGAAACATAGTATATGAGTCTGTCAAAATCAGAACTCATAAAACGATAGTATACCACGTGGGCATGGCTATCATATATAGTGTAATTAAGTAATATAATTTCTCTATCGAGTTTCATTAAACAAGAAATACGAGTAAATGTACAACAGTTAAGACATCAATGAGCAATCATACATGGACATCAACAGTAGATAGCCAAAATAACTAAGAGTGCGGAAGTTGCATCTCTCACAGAACCAGTTTTTGCAGGCTATATCGTCGTCGATTGCGCAAAGTCACGTTGAAATGCTACACACACCACCTCAAACGGGCGTGGCCGTCGAAGACTGGCCACCGATGTAGGCAACAATTGATTCGTCGTCACTGCCTCCTACAACGTCTTTCTCAGACCCCGTCCAAATGCATAGCTTGGCAAGCATCGCCATCGCTTCCTCAAATGATTCAAAGTTAAATTAGTTAAAATtttgcatatttattttatacgGAGACGCAAATACAAATTCTAAAGGACCAAACAAATATACATGTAACAACGATTTAATAATTTGTATTAACTTGATGCAACGGTTACTACATCTGACCCGAGCTTGTCCTTTTTTCATCCACGTATTCTTAAACATTATATGAGCACTGGTGTTATTCTCATGGGTGTATTCTCATTTACTCGTTAAATAGTTGGCCATACGGTGTCGTGGCTGGGCCTGGAGGAGTCGGGCTTGGCCGGGCCGCGTCCGGGCCAGGCCCGTTTCtctcctctcaaaaaaaggaaaggaaaagctataccccctctcctcctgtctagctcgtctccctcctcgctcgagcgcctccacagcgcaggttgatctccccttcgattctctcgctcccgaccgtttctcctcccatcaccacACGAATGGATTCCGCCCTtcccgtttcataatcttccccaattcgtaactgaggcaaaaatcaaggtagggcggccgccctaccttgccctactgggtcctccgcccgtggttTCTAGGGTTTTTGGGCGTGCTCGGCCAGGTCATGAGCTCGTCGTTTTGACCAGGGGGGCGGCGAGAGACTTAGGAGAGCGAAGATGCTGACGGAGAAGCCGAGCTGGATTCGCCATGAGGGCCTGCAGATCTTCTCCATCGACATCCAGCCCGGCGGCCTCCGATTCGCCACAGGCGGTGGCGACCAGAAGGTGCCTAACCTATTTTtgtgctagtttttttttctcgttgTGTAATTTGAGCTTCCAAGTAAGAATTTCAGCTTGGTTGTGCGAAGCTTAGTATTGTTAACCGTAAATTGACGTTGAGGTTCAAGTGTAGATGGAAATAGTGCGCGCCAGTGTGACCTAGCACAGTAGCGGCAACAAATGCTTGTCTTTTATGCCGTTCTCGGCACGACTTTGCGTCATTCTGGGATTAGGTGAATCTGTATGGTTGTCTGTCTCGACTCTCAAGCGATGCTGCCTGATTCGTGCTTCTTCACTGTTGTCCATGACTGGAGTTGGCTCTCTAAGTACTTATAGGAACCTGCTTATGATGATTAAGCTGCACTCTTGGATTGACCCTGAAAAATGTAGGGCTCAACCTTGAATTCTTACAGTGGAAATTGAGCCTTTCCTTTTACTAACGGGGGTATTTAAGAGAAGCTTCGAGTCATAATTTATCGACTGAAATAGCTGATTATTTATCATTACTTTTGCTGAGTTCGTTTGGCTTTGGTTTTACTGTGGTGGATTCTGCCATGTAGATTTTGTTAACTTGTTAATTCATATTTGAAGAATTTTTCATCAAGtcttctactttttttttctactttaACTGCTTAGCTTTATCTTTATATGTAACCTGCTCTTTGCTAATCTCCATTTGTGTGCTTTTCTTAAAATAGGTTCGCATATGGAACATGAAATCAGTGAGTAAAGACAATGAAAATGATGATTCCAATCAAAGATTGCTGGCTACAATACGAGACCATTTTGGATCAGTAAACTGTGTGAGATGGGCCAAGAATGGTCGCTATCTTGCTTCAGGATCAGATGATCAAGCTATCCTGATTCATGAAAAGAAAGCTGGTTCAGGAACATCCGAATTTGGAAGTGGAGAGCCTGCGGATATAGAGAATTGGAAGGTCGTTATGACCTTAAGAGGGCATACTGCGGATGTGGTAATTATCTGACAAAGTTCCACTCGCACTCTCTTTCTCCATATTTTCAAAAACATGACCAGATTTTGATTACCTGATCTTTAGCTCTCATTGTCTTCTTTTCAGTCTTCCAAGTTCTATGATTAAACATGTTTCTGTTTCTTATGTATGAAGTAGGTAGATCTTAATTGGTCCCCTGATGACTCAACGTTGGCAAGCGGCAGCTTGGATAATACTGTTCACATCTGGAGCATGGCCAACGGTATTTGCACTGCCGTCTTGAGAGGGC carries:
- the LOC100827426 gene encoding probable fatty acyl-CoA reductase 4, with the protein product MVGTLDEGMIIEYFKNKSILITGSTGFLGKILVEKILRVQPDVKKIYLPVRAVDAGAARRRVQTEVLEKELFGLLREKHGQAGFDRFVESKIVALAGDVMREGFGIDGATSAELGLLESLHVIVNGAATTNFYERYDVALDVNVQGVKHMCDFAKNCPNLEALLHVSTAYVAGEKQGLVRERTFRDGETLREGTHLDIGAELRLARDLKKQLEYVDGPAAEKAKAERKAMKELGLARARHFGWPNTYVFTKSMGEMMLAQQLRGCGVPVVIVRPSIITSVLNDPLPGWIEGTRTIDAILIGYAKQNLSCFLADLDLTMDVMPGDMVVNAMMAATAAAAHSNGGPNAVNPAHSPSPPQPQPVTVYHVSSSLRNPAPYAVLYRTGIRYFTEHPRRTADGRVAPTRKVRFLSTLASFRLFMLLRYRLPLELLHLLAFLCCGLFGLAALYDRLARRYRFVMQLVDLYGPFSLFKGCFDDVNLSKLRVAMDNGGNGGGGEGQGVFNFDAKTVDWDDYFYRVHIPGVMKYVLK